Part of the Thunnus albacares chromosome 11, fThuAlb1.1, whole genome shotgun sequence genome, TTCTAGTATGCTAAGTATGATTTCTATatttaaaattgtaattaaaatgagaaaagcaTTTTGTAATGGACCCTTTTCacggcagacattttgacctttcaatgcaggaaaagcacagctgtgAAAAATAACACTAACAATGTCTCCACTTGAGTCattgtcccagtaagccatgtcagtgagtgagcagCACAATACCAGTACCTGGAACTGGCTGACCTGAATGGGATGCAGCCATCATTACTGTACACCACCATACACAATCATGgtccacccacacaggtgtttccatttattctgcCTGATGAGGCTCCTTCTCAGAACCTTGTGGGTGTGTAAATACTGTCACTGATTGACCCTCCTTGCAGTTTTGGTGCACCTGTTTTGATGGGAAAACTTGAAAGCATAGCTGAACTACAGGTTCTCCAAACCTAAAGACATACTACCTCATATTAAAATGACCCATATGACCCATATGCTGACCCCAGTTGGCAAGACAGCATTGTTTGGGAGTGCCTGTTACAAACTATTATAACAAAAAGTGGAAAAATTTCTGTAACTGTTCTATAATAGTATTACTTGACCTCAGTTCTGCAATTGACACAGTAGACCATCATATCCTGATAAAGAGGTTACATGATTGGGTGGGTATATCAGGCATAGCATTGGACTGGATTTCATCTTATCTCACTGATGGAAGTTTTACTGTCTCTATTGACTCTGTGTCTGACTTCTCTCCACTCTCTTGCGGTGTCGCACAAGGTTCGATTCTGGAGCCCCTATTATTCTCTCTATTTTTGCTGCCCTTGGGACGGATCATCAGCAGTTTTGATGTTACTTATCATTTATATGCGACGATATCCAACTCCACTTCTCATTCAAACCTAGTGAGTCTTTTAGGTTATCCAGGCTCTGTCTTAATGCTATTAAACACTGGATGGCAGAAAACTACCTACAGTTCAATGCTGATAAGACAGAGGTTCTGGTTTTCGCCCCAGAAGAGGTTGCCCCTGTGAttataaaaagttttttataAAAAGTATTGGGCCTCTTTCCTCCGCTGCCCACTCCAACCTGCGCAATTTAGGGGTAATATTTGATCAGTCCTCATCATTTGACACCCATGTAAAGCAGTTTACCACATCTTGCTTTTTCCACTTGAGAAATATCAGTAAAATGAGATCTGTAGTTTCAAGAATTGAACTAGAAATTCTTATACATGCCTTTATTTCTTCTcacattgactactgcaacGCACTATTTACCTCTCTTAGTATCTCTGCTGTCGATCGTCTGCAGACAATCCAAAATGCTGCCGCAAGACTACTCACCAGGTCAAATAGATGGTCTCACATTAAACCTATACTTAAAACATATACTTAACTCTTCATTGGCTTCCTGTTGCTTTTAGGATTCAGTTCAAAATTCTCACTCTTACTTACAAAGCTCTGCATGGTCAGGCTCCTGCCTGTGTTGCTGATCTACTACACCCATACACATCAGCTCGCTCTCTTAGGTCAAACATGCAAAATTTACTCTCTTTTGAGGCCGTGGCACCTAAGCATTGGAATGCTCTGCCTGCACCCTTAAGGTCTGCTGATTCTgcttattcatttaaaaagcagctgaaaacacaccttTTTAGACAGGCGTTTGAGTAAGTTATTGTggttttttctgtttctgtatttctttgtggCATCATGCTcatataaagcactttgtgacaaTTGTCTgtgaaaagtgctgtataaataaattttacttatttacttacaaaaatgattcatatgaCTGTTGTGTCTCTTCCTGACAGACAAGAGTCATAATTAACGCAGCTGCCGGAGGTCCTTCTCAGATAAATATAAACATGGTCTTtatgctgttgtttctcttgtAAGGTCAGTCTTTATCAAGATGTTTTATCTCATAGTTACTAGATACACTTCTCTCTGGTATCCtttaacacatatttttaatttacctCTTATATCCAGAGATATTCCTAAACAGTGGAAAGCAGTACATGTACAGCCTCTGCATAAAGGCGGTGACACCAGCATCATGTTTAGCCAAAATCTTAGAAAAGctcatcaataaatcaaatgcatAATTTCTTATCTGAGCACTGTATTTTAAACCCCCATAAGTCTGGTCTCAGACCTCGTCATTGCACTTTGACAGCCATATGTAAGGTAGTAAGTGATATAATTTGTTTGGATAAGAAGGAGTGTTGTATTACCCTGTTCATGGATTTATCAAATGCATTTGTCACAGTGGATCATACTCTTCTTTTGGGCTGTTGAAGTGGATTGATTAAAGAAGAAATCACCATGAGCTCTAAGaaatttctgatattttatagacaaaaaaaaaggattaatcaagaaaataactgaaagattaattgataaagagaataatcattagttgcagccctttttGACATCACTGTCCAGCTGCACTGTGCTAAAATTAGAGGACTATACATTAAAGGGGCTAAATTGTATACACTAATTACCAAAAGGTAGCATTTCATAGTGATTGTGCCATTTGAAATGCAGAGTGCTGGAGCCAAACAGCCCATTCTGAATTCCcagctgctgtgttgttgttgttgttgttgttgtgaaagCGATTATGAATAGATGGTGTGGAGGGAAATCAGAGTCAGAACGGACGGCACAGTGTAAGCCCTTACTCTGTAACCACCTGCTGCATGTTGGAGAGGTAGATTTTGAACATCTGAAAACTGAAGATTTGTTCTCTCATCATGGATAACGTTTCTGTTGtaagaatttttattttatcagggATAAATGAGACAATGAATTACAGACTCACCATCTTCTCACTCACTTTACTGTATtactgtgttattttgtttgtcaATATCTCTCTCATCgtgattattattttagatGAAAATCTGCATGAGCCCATGTACATCTTATTGTGCAATTTTTGCATCAATGGACTTTACGGGACGACAGGTTTCTACCCAAAATTCCTCTTAGATCTCCTGTGGTCTTCTCAAGAAATCTCATACAGTGGATGTCTTTTTCAGGCTTTTATAGTGTACTCATTTGCTTGCAGTGAATTGTCCATTCTAGCAGTTATGGCCTACGACAGATATCTGGCTATATGTCGACCGCTGCACTACCACTCTTTGATGACGAAGAGGAGGCTCTCTCAGCTTTCCTGTTTCTCCTGGCTTACACCTTTTTGCATTATTTCCACCAGTATTCTACTAACGTCTAGATTGAGGTTATGTGGTTCAAACATTCAGAAACTCTTTTGTGTGAACTGGGTAATTGTTAAACTTGCCTGTTCTGACACTGACACTGTATCAAACAGTGTGATTGCATATGCAACAATTTTCATTTATGTGTCTCATGGGTTCTTCATCATTTGGACTTACATGCACcttattaaaaaatgtgtgaGGTCCACAGAAGACAGGGCAAAGTTTATGCAGACCTGTGTTCCCCATTTAGTCTCTTTAATCACATTCCTTATTGTAATAATTTTTGATCTGATGTATATGCGATTTGGCTCCAGAGATTTACCTCAAAGCCTCCAAAACTTCATCGCTATAGAATTTCTCCTTATTCCTCCATTTATGAATCCTCTGATATATGGATTTAAACTGACCAAAATCCGAAATAGGATTCTGGGTTTAGTTTatgttaaaagaaaatcatCTATGAAGAAGTAATGCAACAGATGTAATGTATATAGGGTGTATAACTGAAGCCAATTTGCAGATTAATGTGTGTGCTTTAAGATAAATTACGATGTCTGTTTTCCTCAAGATATCTGCAAAATGTGTCCCAGTCTGTTCCACATGTATGAGGAAGGATGGCCTTGTTATATGCTTACTAATAAGTGTGTAACCCTTTAAATTTGTTAATTTGATGTCTAGTATGCTCTTTGTAACTTGTATGAATATATGgatatgtttttgttctgctcTTGTATGAAATGCAATTAGTGTCTTTTAATACAGGAAATTTGTCACACTACATCATACGAAATAGTATgccctaaaacacacacacacctgtcttaCACACccgtttttagtcattttttaagcaaaaacacttaatatttgctggttgcagtttctcaaatttgaggatttgaagcttttctgtgtcatacaagatagtaaacttaatatctttaGATCTCTGACTGTTGAACTGGACTGATGAAAGAAGTCACCATGAACTCTTAGAAATTAcaacaggcattttttttttactattttttgacattttatagacaaaacaaaaaagattaattgattaatcaagaaaacaattgGAAGATAAATCGATAAGGAGAATAATCATAAGTTGCACTTCTATTTGACATCACTGTCCAGCTGCACTGCCCTAAAATTAGAGGACTATGTATTAAAGGGGCTAAAAATGTATGCATGGATTACTAAAAGGTAGCATTTCGTAATGACTGAGCCATTTGAAATGCAGAGTGCTGGAGCCAAACAGACCAGTCTGAATTCCCAgctgttatgttgttgttgtgaaagCAATCAATAGATGGTGTGGAGGGAGATCAGTGTCAGAACAGACAGCACGGTGTAAGCCCATACTCTGTAACCACCTGTTGCATGTTGGAGAGGTAGAATTTGAACATCTGAAAACTGAAGATTTGTTCTCTAATCATGGATAATGTTTCTGTTGTGAGAATTTTTATCTTATCAGGGATAATGAGACAATGAATTACAGACTCACCATCTTCTCACTCACTTTACTGTATtactttgtcattttgtttgtcaATGTCTCTCTTATCATGATCCTTATCTTAAATGAAATTCTGCATAAGCCTATGTACATCTTATGCAGTTTTTGCATCAATCTCATacagtggatgtttttttcaggcttttatAATGTACTCATTTGCTTGCAGTGATTTGTCCATTCTAGCAGTTATGGCCTACGACAGATATCTGGCTATATGTCGACCGCTGCACTACCACTCTTTGATGACGAAGAGGAGGCTCTCTCAGTTTTCCTGTTTCTCCTGGCTTACacctttttgcattttttccatcAGTATTCTACTAACGTCTAGATTGAGGTTATGTGGTTCAAACATTGAGAAACACTTTTGTGTGAACTGGGAAATTGTTAAACTTGCCTGTTCTGACACTGACACCGTTTCAAACAGTGTGATTGCATATGCAACAATTTTCATTTATGTGTCTCATGGGTTCTTCATCATTTGGACTTATATGCACcttattaaaaatgtgtgagACAGAAGATAGGGCAAAGTTTATGCAGACCTGTGTGCCCCCATTTAATTTCTTCAATCACATTCCTTGTTGTAATAATTTTTGATCTGATATATAAGAGATTTGGCCCCAGAGATTTACCTCAAAGTCTCCAAAACTTCATCGCTATAGAATTTCTCCTTATTCCTCCAGTTTTGAATCCTCTGATATATGGATTTACACTGACCAAAATCCCAATTAGGATTCTGGGTTTAGTTTACATTAATAGAAAATTATCTATGAAGAAGTAAAGCAACAGATGTAATGTATATAGGGTGTATAACTGAAGCCAATTTGCAGATCAATGTATGTGCTTTAAGATATATTAAGATGTCTGTTTTCCTGAAGATGTCTGCAAAATGTGTCCCAGTCTGTTCCACATGTATGAGGCAGGCCTCGATATATGCTTACTAATAAAGTGTGTAACCCTTCAAATTTTGTTAATTTGATGTCTAATATGCTCTTTGTAACTTGTATGAATATATGGATATGTTTTTGTCCTGCTTTTGGATGAAATACAGTTAGTGTCTTTTAACACAGGAAATTTGTCACACTACATTATACAAAATAGTATATCCTAAAACGCACACACCTGTATTATATACTggcatgtgcacacatacagtatacacacattacatacaatattttttttaaattattttaaacatttaactcttgtcttgtttttcttcttgtttttacatcatAGTATATCACAGCCCTTAAATTCTTATTcttataaaacacacaatacaacaaAGGCATCAAGAGACACAGATAAGGAACATATGATAAAGATggcaataaaaagttaaaacagtaaaaagccaAAGccagtaaaataatgaaaacttaagagcaaataaaaacagctaaaatttaaaacaaaccaaGTAACTAAAACAAGAACAGCTGGTAGTGAAATAGGATTAAGTTTAAAATTTAAAGTGTcctaacaataaaaatgaagtaAGTTTTAGATTGTTCTTCATATTATTCAAGGTTGTAGGTGTGCAGTAAGAAAAACTGGATTTTCCAAGCTCAGTAAAAACAGCCATCACCTTCAGTGTAATCCAATCATTTG contains:
- the LOC122992449 gene encoding olfactory receptor 6C1-like, with amino-acid sequence MDNVSVVRIFILSGINETMNYRLTIFSLTLLYYCVILFVNISLIVIIILDENLHEPMYILLCNFCINGLYGTTGFYPKFLLDLLWSSQEISYSGCLFQAFIVYSFACSELSILAVMAYDRYLAICRPLHYHSLMTKRRLSQLSCFSWLTPFCIISTSILLTSRLRLCGSNIQKLFCVNWVIVKLACSDTDTVSNSVIAYATIFIYVSHGFFIIWTYMHLIKKCVRSTEDRAKFMQTCVPHLVSLITFLIVIIFDLMYMRFGSRDLPQSLQNFIAIEFLLIPPFMNPLIYGFKLTKIRNRILGLVYVKRKSSMKK